The Garra rufa chromosome 20, GarRuf1.0, whole genome shotgun sequence genome contains the following window.
tgtttaaccaatcattgaattagcgcatcatctatatattgccagccgtcttacctccatccagcgacagtttcttggcatccctcctcctcccctactccccacttctaatctgtttctatcctaaactagcagggggagttctctgggtccggcctgtattccgggcccggaacccttccccaggacagcacgccaaaatatgcttattactcgctcaagcagattagatgtaagggcgaactcgtgaactgaatggttctttgtggaaccaaacatGGTCCATCACTTGAAGAACATTttcaagcacctttatttttaagagtgtacctgtgATCACGAATCTCGAAAGTGAAATTAAAAAGCGAgcgcacattcaaaagcaatttcaatgccccgcatatatTAATAGTGGCTTCCTAATGccgcaatttatatacagtataattacccaacaATTTTGCGAGAGgaagtattaaaatattttttccctcCCATCTTGAATTTATTCCCTTTAGAGGTTCCGTAATACACATCATTTCCTTTCCAAACACTGATTCGTAGACAATTACCTATAGTGTCAGTGACGCAAGATCCTTTATCTCAGGTAACTGAGGTTATATCTGTAACCAGAGCGACgcagtatttaaaaaaagatttaaactaAAAGACAATGCTGTGCGGCCTATATTGGATCCAACAGTGATGTTGCAAAAAAAAGTGTAACTGTTTTCATTACAttgtcactattgctttgtctgagttatttatgtattttaatccTAAATCACAGCAGTATCACACAGTAATTTATCTAAATTACTTCTAAAACAtgtagtggacctcagagaacagtacaaaaaaaaaaaaaactaaggcaGTAAATTTATGATATGATCATAGACCTATGATTTCTATATTAAAACATTCATACATAGATTTTACACACAGAAATATGAGCATATTCACAATTAGTGAACAAAACCCATTCTGTTTCTAGCTCTCATATCTGTAAAGCATTTTgtgaaatgaacaaacaaacaaaaatggttTGAGGGTTtttgttacacacacacacacacacacacacacacacacacacacacacacacactcactcgtTGGTGAACAAGCACAGCAGCACGTCAAATGAATTTCCTTTCCCATACCTCGTACAGccacagacagaatgacagaagcCCTTGAGAAAAGCAGTATTCAATTTGTAACTCTCTTCGACACAAGGCCATATCACTTTATGGGTAAAGTCATAGAGGCAGGCAGGAAGAAATTTGAGTTAGTTACTATAGTAACAGACAGAACTTCTCATAACACAACAAGGCAACAAGAACAATTTGcccaaatttttttttctttttttctgtttttaaaaatgaatttggTCTTTGTTCTTTCCTTTTCATTGTCTATGAAAGGACACAAGgccacacagttttttttttttaagttgtatcGTTTATTATTTCAAGAAACTTATTCATCACAATTTTACAAGGCAATACTATAGTACTGAAAAGACTACAGTCTTGCAAACAGAGGAAGAACGACTAAAGAAAGACCTTTTTCATACTCTTCAAGGTTGCTGTTGCGAAGTTGAGCCAAATTCTTATTCTCATTGGGTCATGTCAACCTGGTGGGCTGTTTCTGTGTTCTGTTTATGCATGTCAGTAAAGGGAGGCTGATCTAGGCTGAGACTGGATTTAGTTACCACAAAGACATTTACGTAAGCATTAGCACTCCATGCAGACGGCACGCATAAACCCCTGACCATGAAAACATCTTTTTTGCTCATGTGAAAATACGCAAATAGAACACACACAATAAAGTATAATCATTCTGAAATGAATAATCAATCATGTCGGTCCTAGTTGTATTGAAATTAGAGACTAACTCAAAAGCATTGTAATTCAAATGCTAAGTTTTATGTATGTTGTGGTCGTGACATTCTGAAACTGAAAATAAGAGTTTCTGAATGCTTTTTTTattgtcttttgtcctttttaagaATGACGGGTCTAAAAGTTTCTGTTAACCAGGCAACAATCAATAAAAAGCTGATAAACATTATGAACTTAAAATTTGCTGATATCATTCTATAAAATTAGCTTGAAGTCTAGAAAGCAGAAATAATTATTTAAGCAGAAGTGCAGATGTGGGCACACACTCAGAGAGTGaacaagaaagagagagagatgccACAAATCATCCAGCGTGACCATGACCTTGCAATGAAGGGAGACATGATTGGAAATGCAGTAACTCTCTTtgataaaatggaaaaaattaaACACAAGCCGGACACTTTTGATGGTCAGTCTTTGATTTGAAGCATACAACATACGGATTTAATAAACAGCTGTAATGAAAGAAGTCATTATTTTCTCACCTTTGAgatgtttcaaacctgtatgctgTACTTTTGCAGACTTCACACAGTTCTTTCCAGAAGTTGATAGTGACCATACAGTTTACCtgggagaatctgcaaaattaccaaaataagagggatcatataaaatgcatgttattttgcatttagtactgacctgaataagatatttcacaaacgatgtttacatatagtccacaaaagaaaataatagttgactttataaaaattacccttttaaaaagtttacatacacttgatttttaatactgggttgttacctgaattatccacagctgtgtttttgttttgtttagtgatagttgttcataagacccttgtttgtcctggacagtCAAACTGCCCATGTTCTtctgaaaagtccttcaggtcccacagatttttgtgtatttgaaccctttccaacaatgactgtatgattctgagatccatgttttcacattaaggacaactgagggactcatatgcaactattacaaaaggttaaagcgctcactgatgctccagaaggaaaaacgatggaTTAAGGgcttggggtgaaaacttttgaatggaatgaggatgtgagcatttttcttattttgcctaaatatcatattttttgcatttagtgctgcccttcagaagctacataagattCGAACATGTTCCCCAGATGACAAAATATAAGTGAAATTTaagttttcatcccctggctcttaatgcatcgcagtttcttctgaagcatcagtgacttttttaaccttctgtagtagctgcatatgagtctctcagttgtcctcagtgtgaaaacatggattttaaaatcatacagtcattgttggaaaaggttcaaatacacatacacaaaaaaaacaaacaaacaaagaatttggtcgaaaaaaaaattaaaggatttttctgaagaacagcaggcaggttaacttcaggacaaacaagggactcatgaacaacagaacaaacagctgtggatcattcaggtaacaacacagtactaagaatcaagtgtatgtaaacttttgaacagggtcattttcataaattgaactgttattttctctcgtggactacatgtaaacattttttttgtgtgaaatatcttatttaggtcagtactaaataataaaaaaaaataacatgcattttgtatgaaccctcttattttgataaaataattaacattttgtagattctgcaagatgtatgtaaacttttgacactgAAGTCACACAATAGCttttgtgtgagaaacagactgtaaaatgaaaattctgtcattaattactcacactcacgttgttccaaaccagtaagaccttcgttcatcttcttctttaacacaaataaagatattttttaatgtCTTAATTATATTATCTTATATTATAGATATTATTTCATGtctaaatctgagagctttctgacctgccatagacagcaagggtcctaccacagtcaaggcacagaaacgtagtaaggacgtGGTTacaacagtccatgtgacatcagtggttcaaccgtaattttaagaagctacgaaaatactttttgcttgcaaagaaaacaaaaaaagatcttacgagtttggaatgacatgagggtgagtaattaacgacagaattctcatttttgggtaaactatccctaaACTAAccctaaaacacaacacaatgcaGTTTGTCATTCATAGGAAAAGTTAAAATACCAGCTGCATTTTTACTGACTTTTCTTATAGAGTATATAGGCTGACTAGATCAGTGTTTGCTACAAAGTTGAAGGCTAGTCACTTTACGGGTCAATGGTCTCAAAGTCATTTTATATTCACACTAAACTCAGAGAGTACAAGCTTTGCACAGCATCCAAAGAATCAACATTCAGCTGGCACTAAAATTCAGTTTAATTCATGTTCTCAGTTCATGACTGACAAAAGTAAATCTGATAAGGTGTTTAAATGCTATATGCATGCAATTCTTTGGATATGAATACCACTGAGCCTATTGAGAATGATCTGAGTgaaatggcgcttttccactacacagtaccagctcgactcgactcggctcggctcgactcgactcggctctgtttggttttccactgtgtaaaagttgtacctgtacctctacaatagtacctggtttgtcatagcgacgctgcaggaaactgccgtgacgtaatcttctacgcgacacacacccgctgtctgcacctcctcgtttgaccacggcgtattcttccgagttgccataatatgtaatggattggatatgtcacgcaatctctggccaaactttttaaaaatggcggggttattctggatactattgctggcgcgtgcaatgatgacgcagtgaatagtgacgattctctctgaccaatcagcagtctgctgtgttttcacgtcacatttagtatcgcctcagctcgcctcagctcgcttggaacctcgccggaggtggtacgaaaaaaagtacctggaagccggtacaggtacaacttttacacagtggaaaaccaaacagagccgagtcgagtcgagccgaggcgagctgaggcgagctggtactgtgtagtggaaaagcgccaaaaGTTTGTATTGTATTCATTGTGTTCTCAGACAACAGACATTATGCAGTACTACATAGTTATTTTACGTCATTATTTCATCCTTGACAGTTCTAAAATTAAACAGTGAAATGTTAATACTAGCCTTGTGATTATGTCATTATCAGGACCGGCTCCTCTGAAGTTACAGGGGATGTTGTTGACGTGAGCTTTGGCCCTCAAACTCTCAAAACAGAGCCTTCGTCCAAGATACAGTCTCAGTTTCACTGATGAGGACAGGTAGGTGAAGAACATTTGCACAAACTGGCGGTTAGACCTGTTGACCTTGAACTGAGGCCGAGTTGGATCCAAAATTGCGTGTGAGTATATGCATGTGTGAGTGTTGCTTTATTGGGGGAAGGGGGGGCAGGTGTTAGAGAAGGCTGTGAAGGCTGTTTATTTGACATTGGCCTTGATGTAAatggtaaaaacattttttttttttcaaatagatCAATTGTGCGACTTGTCTCTCACTGCACAATATTCTAATGCTTTCATCACTTCCACCATAGACTTGTCCTTCGGCTATTCAGCATCAGGAGTGGCGCCTTGATATGACTTTCCATACAGGCTGCAAATCAATATGCTTTTATATTTTTCTTCAGGAGAGCAATGACATCAGTACACCCCCGTCTGCCTCAGACAAAACCGGTAAACAGTACACAATACAGGTGACCCTGGactttaataacaaaacaaaaataataaattatcacAGGAGCTTTGGAGTAAAgtggccacacacacacacacacacacacacacacacacacacacacacacacacacacacacacacacacacacacacacacacacacacacacacacacacacacacacacacacacatcatgtTACTGTAAAACTGTCAAACCAGACAAGGCTAGACTGGGGCAGATGCCAAACTAGGAGGTAGCGCCTTTCGTCACCTATCGTAGTACTCAGAAATGAATAGATAAATACGTTTAGGCAAAACGTTGACATTGTAGTCTAGTCTAGTGCAGTCGGGGTAGTCGtggctgcaaaaaatgcttttcttacttggattatTTGTCATGTTTCCagtcaaaacatctaaaaattattgtattgttttcagaagaaaaaaaaaacaagttaaaattaagtgtatttttgcttgaaacaagctaaataatctgccaatggggttagaaagaaaatcttgttttctgtttgaaataagattgttTTTCTTTCCCcattgcagattattttgcttgttctaagcagaaactcactcaattttgactttttttttttctgaaaacaagacaataattttgacccatctaCAAAGTCCTTCtttatttaaagatttttttttgatattttggctggaaacaagacaaaaaatctaagtaagaaaagcattttttgcagtgttaaatTGCTAGGATGTTTTACTTGGGCAATAACAATCAACTCAGAATTAATACTATATCTAGGTAAAAGTTTTGGAATGgccccacactgtaaaaagttttcaccacattcaacttaaaaacgtaagttcagcagctgccttaagtttttaagttaaatcagcttaaaactacaagtcattttaacttattacgatcagaattagttgatttaacttgtgagtttaaatgacttaagttgatttaacttaacattttaaggcagctgctaaacttaagtttttaagttgaaactggtgaaaacttttttacagtgcatgcgCTATATTATCGCAGTGTTTTCCCTTTTCACTTTCATCAGATCAGTGCAAGTTTGTGTGCCTTTGTGTAATCCAGACTTTTTTTCAGTGTAattaatattctatttattaaagccatgtataaatctcatcaagtgtttttaagcattttgcatatattaaaataataacttaAAGCAGTAAGAATTTCgtctgtaaatattggtcacaaacagagatttactttaaatttcactgagctgattactcactaaaaactcccacagatcatgtttttatGCCATTTTATATGTCATATTTTGACATTACGAAGTGGTTAAATCTACTGTAAATGTGATCATTTCCATTTTATCTTTAATTAAGTCGAAGAAAATGATCAGAATAAGAGTTCAATAGTATTGCCAGCTTTCAATGGTAGATGCAACATCAGCATATAAATGAAATAtagactttttaatgttatattttgtcatATTAATTTGTGACACTTCCTTGCCTCTTTCCCCCccttttttaattaaacatatttaattgAGTATCATATAAATATAGCtcacattaaaggttgtatcagcgatttctagcctaaaacataaagtgtcaatttcagctgacctttcttcacgatccgctcgctgcttgccccatgaattgtctgtgaaaaaaccgcgtctctctggtcagcctagggtccgagatatgccaaaaaaacaatcggcactaccaacctttccacagataaacaaacagtgttccaaccaatcagcgtcaggggtttggtgttgtggactttcctactggtgcagggatgtgagggaggcggagcgaaagtccacaacaccaaacccctgacgctgattggttggaacactgtttgtttatctgtggaaaggttggtactgccgattgtttttttggcatatctcggaccctaggttgaccagagagacgcgtttttttcacagacaatttatggggcaggcagcgagcagatcgtgatgaaaggtcaggtgaatttgacactttatgttttaggctagaaatcgctgatacaacctttaagaactCATAGATGGGAAACCATAGGTGGGAGGCCAAAACTGATCAACAAAACTCAACTGGAATGATTTTTCTGAGATTTATATGACTAAAAGTAAGatgaaattcagatttttcttaatttttgaaaatttgaTTTATTGAGGGGCAAaatatacagtcaaaagtttacatacacattgcagaatctgcaacggatcatacaaaatacatttttttagtactgacctgaataatatatttaacataaaagacgtttacatatagttgacgagagaaaataatagttgaatttataaaaatgaccctgtttaaaagtttccatatgcttaattcttaatactgtgttgttacctgaataatccagttgttacctgaataaactgcctgctgttcttcagaaaaatccttcagatcccacaaattctttggttatctagcattttgtgtatttgaacccttttcaacaatgattatatgattttgagatcttttcacactgagggcaactgagggactcatatgcaactattacagaaggttcaaactccaaacgctctgatgcttcagaaggaaaaatgatgcattataagacaggggtgtaaactttttaacagaattaagatgtgaagatttttcttattttgcctaaatatcatttttttttccatttagtactgcccttcagaagtgatagaatatacttacatgtttcccagaagacaaacaagggactaataaacaattatcactaaaatattaagtattaagaatcaagtgtatgtacacttttttttaaacattttgtttttcaattctactattattttctcttgtggactattatgtaaacatctttaatgtgaaatagcttattcagatcagtactaaataaaaaaataagcattttgtatgatccctcttattttggtcaaataattaacattttacagattcttcaaggtgtatgtgaacCTCAGCTGTATAATGCAAAGCAATACAGCGATGACTTGAgagattaatataaaataaagccatTTCACatttgatatttacatttttacattgatTTGTCTACAAAATGATTTGTGAAACTACACAATCAATAGGGAATGTAGCGCCCCCTATGTGAgcatcagagagagagagacagtgggAGGCGTCCAGTGCTCTTTAAAAACTCTAAACTATTTAGCATTTGGGTGGATGGTAGCGCATAGACGTCAGCCGTGCATGGACATCTCCAAGCGTAGAACTCACAACAGTTCTAGCCACGAAACATAACATACCAGGAGGATGGCTTACTTTGACAGCAGCTGCCACTGCAGCAGCGAAAGGCGACAGAACAGCATCTTGTACAGCATTTTAAAGAACGACAGCCAGTCTGCGCAACTTGGGAATCAGCCGAGGAACCCGAGGCTCGCCTTATCCATGCGCGCCTGTGCGTGCGGCTCCAAGAGGAAGGTGTCTCTGCGCTCCCCTCAGACCACATGCAAAGCCGCCTCCGCGGTCCTGGTCAAGACCCTGAAGTTCGTCAAGAACGTCCCGTGTTTCCGGGAGCTGCCGGTGGATGACCAGCACACGCTGGTGAGGAGCAGCTGGGCGCCGCTGCTGGTGCTCGGCATGGCGCAGGACAGAATCGACTTCGAGACTTCGGAGACGCAAGAGCCCAGCATGTTGCAGCGGATATTAACGAGCGGACAGGATAAGCAGGACAACCAGAGTACTAACGGTGGAGTGGCTTTGACCGACGTTCAGGGTATTAAAATGTTTCTGCGGAAATGCTGGGGACTGGACATAAGAACTAAGGAGTACGCGTACTTAAAAGGGGCAATTCTCTTCAACCCAGGTGAGACATGCTACTGTCACACCTGAATTTGGACACTTCCcagaataacagttttttttttttttactatgacTCACCGTAATTATTAACATTAATAGAAATAATAATTATAC
Protein-coding sequences here:
- the nr0b1 gene encoding nuclear receptor subfamily 0 group B member 1, with product MAYFDSSCHCSSERRQNSILYSILKNDSQSAQLGNQPRNPRLALSMRACACGSKRKVSLRSPQTTCKAASAVLVKTLKFVKNVPCFRELPVDDQHTLVRSSWAPLLVLGMAQDRIDFETSETQEPSMLQRILTSGQDKQDNQSTNGGVALTDVQGIKMFLRKCWGLDIRTKEYAYLKGAILFNPDVAGLQCQHYIQALQNEANQALNEYVKMIHRGDSARFAKLFLALSMLRSINANVVAGLFFKPVIGAVNMEELLLEMFYGK